The region gGCCCGcgcgccaaatgtggcccgcaggacactagtttgaggcccccgtcttgatatgaaagtttaatgttagtgcggctcgggcaagtttgatatggatgctgtatggtatcatgtacccagaaaaaatgattacgtttgattaatgttcatgttaaagcttaaataactgttaatagttatcctccctatccgtgtggaagtggtaagtttttggatatttaattttaaggaaataacttgaaggctaccgtttaggtggctagctctgttgtttgcgagttagcatgtgtctcaagaccctgcagttgcgcaatatgttgtaaataaaaagagtataaatgtgactatagtcgtgttttgtcatgtctacagggctctaataatgctttgttcattttaatctgaaaaaaaaacatttgtctacccaccaactatatgtggtttcttaattttttattatttgctgttttattattattattatatttatttatttattactgattgattgattttctttattcttgatttgtttatttatttttcatcttattttgtgctgaaatataaaaattaagatatttgagaacagtggaatgttttatcagagcttttattgtagaaaatcggaaccaaaactgaaaaagtttatatatatttttttttttttttttgaaaaacctgatgtggcccagcctcacccagaccctagctccagtggcccccaggtaaattgagtttgagacccctgacttacacaattaatgaatgaatagattcCCGTATGAGCTGAACAATTTGATATTGGATTGGTTTGAATAAGTTGAAAATGTAAGAGGAGTTAGAGGACAAAAACATGGGCATTAATAAGAATGATACATCAGGGCCCCTAGTATCTTTTTGGACCAAATATCTGTGAATcggaagacctaggacacgtTGGGGAGACTACGTCTCAGAACTGGTCGGGTAACGCCTTGGGATCCGCCAGCAGGAGCTGGACGAAGTAGCCAGGGATCGTCCATCCAATCCATCCGTTGATGGtcaggttggatggatggtcgagttggatggatggatggatctgtACAAACCCGATCAATCTGCAATCCTACCCTAACCTATGGTCATGTGCTTTGGGTCgtgactgaaaggacaagattgtGGGTACAAGCAGTTTTGAGTTTTTAGGGTGCCTGGGCTCCCCCTTCGAGATAAGgcgagaagcactgtcatccagCAAGAACACAAAGTAGAACCACTGCTCCTCCACAATGAAAGAAGCCAAGTCTGGGTATCTGGTCCGGACACCTCCCTGTGGGAGAACACGTCCGACTGGTAGGAGGATTCAGGGacgacccaggacacgttggagagacagTGTCTCTCAACTGGTCGGGTAACCCCTTGGGATCCGCCAGCAGGAGCTGGACGAAGTTGCCAGGGatcatccatccaatccatccgTTGATGGtcaggttggatggatggatggatctgtAAATACCCGATCAATACTTTGGGTCgtgactgaaaggacaagatcgtGGGTACAAGCAGTTTTGAGTTTTTAGGGCTCCCCCTTCGAGATAAGGCAACAAACACTGTCATCCAGCAAGAACACAAAGTAGAACCACTGCTCCTCCACAATGAAAGAAGCCAAGTCTGGGTATCTGGTTCGGACACTTCCCTGGGGGAGGACACGTCCGACTggtaggaggcctcggggaagacccaggacacgttggagagacagTATCTCTCAACTGGTCGGGTAACCCCTTGGGATCCGCCAGCAGGAGCTGGACGAAGTTGCCAgggatcatccatccatccatccgttgaTGGTCgcgttggatggatggatctgtAAATACCCGATCAATCTGTGATCCTACCCTAACCTATGGTCATGtgctttgggtagtgactgcGGAAGATAAGTGTAAGAAAactgatggatgggtggacctGTGAATCTAACGTGATGAATGTTTTCTGCCAGGCTTCTACCAGAGTATGGAGAAATGGACGGCCTCACGGACAACAGAGTTTGTGAGTAAACGGTGGCaactcattgattcattcattgcttCGTCAAAGCACTCCTCCTCATTATTGGCTCCTCTCTTTGCTTGGAAGCCCCTCCCGGATCCTTGAAGGTGAGCCCACCTGGGGGAGGCGCAGGAGTGTCGTCCTCGCACCGTAAAAGGCGTACGCTGGTTGCCCCGGAGATGAACCTGTCCCTGGATAAAAGCGAGGGTTCTCTGCTGTCTGATGACTTCCTGGATACACCCGATGACCTGGACATCAACGTAGACGACATGGACACTCCGGATGAGACAGACTCGCTGGAGTTCATCACCAATGGCAACGATCTGGAATGGGAAGGTAGGGCGTCCCACTATGTCTTGTAATTTCAACTCTTATGACGTAACAACACCCCCGTCGCTCCAGATGATGCCCCGGTGGCATCGGCTAAGGCAGGTCCGACCGGCGGCTCAGGGGTCGTGGACAAGGAGGGAAACACCAACAACTCCCGCCTGTGGAGGACGGTGATCATTGGGGAACAGGAGCACCGCATCGACATGCAGATCATCCGACCGTACCAGAGAGTCATCACACATGGAGGTCGTGTACGGTCACGTCGTGTACCAACATTTAGCAACAAAATCACCTTTACGCCGATCCTAATCCCCCCCTCAGGTTACTTTGGTGAGGGCCTCAACGCCATCATTGTGTTCTCTGCCAGCTACCTGCCTGACAGCAGCATTCCAGACTACCACTACATCATGGAAAACCTCTTCCTGTGAGTCCATTGAGTTCCTGTGTGACCATCTCCCCCCCACCACAGCAGCTGACACGCTCCTGCTCCTCCAGGTACGTGGTGAGCAGCCTGGAGATGCTGGTCGCCGAAGACTACCTGATCATCTACATGAACGGAGCCACGCCCAGGAGTAAGATGCCCGGCATTAGCTGGCTGAAGAAATGCTACCAGATGATCGACAGAAGGTGAGAATGGTAGAAGAATGGTCCAAAGGCCGTTCCCACGACGGCAACATCCTGAAAATTGAAgcgtttcatgtttttttttttacccccaatttatttttttaattttccaaatattccaactaaatggaacattttctttttgtaatattgactGTAATTCCGGAAGATTTGGACTTTAGAATTGATTTTGTTCCGTTTGTTTCTCTTAACAGGACAATTTTGTcaaattgggactttttttctttttgtgaaaAAGGTTTATTATGGTCTatcacaggggtgggcaaactacggcccgggggccacatgcggcccactaagcgtttgaatccagcccgccagttgctttctaacttttaacatacatgctggcaacatgacttgcaagttggatgtcttattcagtcaaaaaaattaataataataaaaataaaaataattaacgaattatttttttttaatgtaaaattcaagtttgttgtttgatgtggtttggtgtttaaagcgtttgaatccggcccgccagttgctttctaacttttaacatacgtacatgctggcaacatgacttgcaagtcggatgtcttattcagtaaaaaaaaaataaaataaaaataataaaaaaaaataataataaaaatgtaaaattaaagtttgtagtttgatgtggtctgatgtttaaaatgctctggaaaaaagggatatatggaacatatttaaaacatatagctaataatctgacacgtttacagataaaattatacaaataagtaaatgaataaaataaataataaatatataaaaatataatataattaatatataatgtaattaataatataattataatatatatataataaattatatatatatataatatgtagattaaatacaatatataatataatataataaataaaattagacaaataattcaaggtggactgttagaattataagcaaatacaaatatatatacaaatatacatatatacaaataaataaattaaattaattaataataaatatataaaatataatatattaaatataatatatataataataaaattaatatatatataatataattaatcattataatatataataaataaataaaatttgacaaataattaaaggtggactgttataatgataagcataaaatagtgtgtgtgttagaaaaaatatattctggccccccgcacagttttgtgaactcaatgcggcccacgagtccaaaagtttgtcCACCCCTGGTCTATCATCACATTTGCTGTTtccttcccatttttgctgttgttgggtttttttcatttcaaatatttaaacttatttaaaaatacttttgtacattttctttatatatatatattatatatatatattttttttattattatatatatatatatacatatacatatattttcttttttttactttattccttttttatattttataaaactaTTTAAACCTTCATCTTGTAAAATGTATTCTAGTCATGTTCACTTgacttatataatattttggctattatattataatggtATTGTTATAACTTTTGCCCCAgcgtcattttccaaaaattagtTTACgttgtattattaaaatatcagTATTATTTTCTGCAGGACAGTatttgtactactactactattgttCTACTAAATGAGCTCATAATGTTGGTAAGTTTATTCccgtaaaattgtgactttcttTCTGGTTAGAAGTCAGCTTTTTTTGtactaatatttggactttatttaacataaaattgttaaaagtttttttttttacccccaatTTAGTtttgtaattttccaaatattccaactaaatggaacatttttttttgtaatattgactGTAATTCCGGAAGATTTGGACTTTAGAATTGATTTTGTTCCGTTTGTTTCTCTTAACAGGACAATTTTGTcaaattgggattttttttctttttgtgaaaAGGTTTATTATGGTCTATTATCACATTTGCTGTTtccttcccatttttgctgttggtgttttttttttcatttccaaatatttaaacttttttaaaataattttgtacattttctttatatatatatatatatatatatatattatatatatatgcatatatatatatatatattttttttttaactttattccttttttatattttataaaactaTTTAAACCTTCATCTTGTAAAATGCATTCTAGTCATGTTCACTTgacttatataatattttggctattatattataatggtATTGTTATAACTTTTGCCCCAgcgtcattttccaaaaattagtTTACGTTGTTTCTCTAATACAGTATTATTTTCTGCAGGACAGTatttgtactactactactattgttCTACTAAATGAGCTCATAATGTTCTTAAGTTTATTCCCGTAAAATTGCGACTTTCTTTCTGGTTAGAAGTCAGCTTTTTTtgttctaatatttggactttatttaacataaaatgacaccttttttgttattattttttcaactatttaaaGGTTCTTCTTGTCAAATTTcttgtcagaattatgacttttttcccatcATGCTGTGTTTTGACATTGTAAGCttcacatttccaaaaatgctaactttgttgtttgttttcatgtgcCAATATCAATAGCCAATATCTCATATTTTTCCAACATTatcttcaatttttttttcttgttgaattatatttttgaaacatGGCCGAGGTCACAAATGGTCTTCTAATCTGTTGacgctacccagcatgctttgcggatTATACATGCTTGTAAAATGATGTTGTTTCACGTATGTATTAGTACAGGGGTggacaaactttttgacttgttggccgcattgatttaacaacattgatgggggggccagactataatattttacacgtaacggtcaatttttacacgtatatttcacacacgttttacatgtaaaagtgtcatgcaatctgctatatgtgcactttgaaattatttatttgatataaagtgtgttagaaattaaatgtataataataataatcattattattgttatttaataattatttttatttagtactattattaattaatctcattaatattaataattatttttaatgtaatattattattaattaatattattaatggtaataattaataatattttattgattgtattattaatataattattatttatttaatattattggaaaatatatattttttatatttattattattattatgtgcttgtgtccctttttttaggagcattttgtaaacatcagaccacatcaaataacaaaattgataaaacagctacttcaactatcaaaaggttggctcaagccatgatgccaggttgtatgttgagtttaaatgaaatactttggaaagaacaggcgggccgtattcaagcacttggcgggccggatgtggcccccgggccgtagtttgcccacccctgtatcaGTATGTAAGCATTTATGGCAGTGCATGTACTTCTGTCTTGTGTTTCCAGATTGAGGAAGAACTTGAAGTCTCTGGTCATTGCTCATCCTACTTGGTTCATACGAACGGTCCTGGCGATATCCAGGCCCTTCATCAGGTGAGGCACGAAAACTACCTTGGTGGACAACTCTAACCAGTCAGACCCAAAAGGGGTTTTTCATGAAACAAAAGTATGTCAAAATGCTCCAATCAGGCCGGGGTTGATGGGACATGAAGACGTTGGTGTATGACTTCCTCACTGCCTGACTCTTCTCCTGTTGCCGTCTCCAGTGTGAAGTTCATGAATAAGATCCAGTACGTCCACAGCCTGGATGAACTGGCCCAGTTGGTCCCGATGGAGCACGTCCACGTCCCTGAATGTGTAGTGCAGTAAGTGCTTGTCACCACAAGGTGGACAGCGTtcccaaatgtaaataaacggCTCTTATTCTTTCCAGCTTTGATGAGGAGAGGATTACAGCCAGGAAGGAAAGGTGAACTCTTAGTTCTTAGTTACTTTGTTGGACTTTATTTGATTGatttctgctaaaaaaaaaaaaatgcaggtcatTCATGTTCCatctatgtttgtgtgtgtaggatGGCACAAGAGCAGAAGCAGCAGTCAGTCTCACAGGAACCAATCAACAAATCCGAAAGGTACTGGTCTAAGGTTCCCTCATAGCTACTGATGGGGGGGCATCAGTGCTGTCATTTTTGGTATTGATCCTATTGAGCCAAACAACTGAACTAGGTTCTGAgcgaacgaacgaatgaatgaatgaatgtagtaaacattcaaaaaatccaaaaaataaaaataaataacgaacattaaccgggatataactttcccacttttggacggatttagtagagatactcagtTATTTTAGgtcaccattaaatgtacacaagtacacacaatctacactgcaaaaccgctgctcaagctctgcaaccattctgtccagtcatcaattatgtaataatcattattatattattcattataattcataaaataattataaaaattcatataatattattataattattaaaaataattataatttattattattactatcatcattattcttcctCTGAttataggctagtattagcctgcttattggcttgcttattagcctaccctattatatgaaatttttgtaaaaaaaaataaaaaaaataaaaaataaacattttagggggcccaattatatgaaatttgagattttttttgtaaaaaaaaatcaatggtgGAAGCTCATTTATTTCATCAATTAGATGAAATGAGTTGAGCGTAATTAATGCATGTGCGATATTGTTATCCCTCACAAACACAACTCTACAGTTTGCTGCAActattgatgggggggggggggggggtagtttgcACACTCCCCCCTCTCCTCACAAGAGAATAAAGTTTGCTCCCGAGTTCGACACCCCGCCTCAGACTCccgttcttcggcgcttcactTGTGACGTTCACGAACGAATCGGTTCTTTTGAACCGTACCGCTGGTGATTGAACAATGGGTAGTTCAAAGCAGTGGCGTCACTGTTAAAGCAGCGTGTTATAGTATAGCACCAccctatatataatatttacaatacAGATCAGACTTTAAAAGGTTATAATCAGTATTTCAGAATGattcaaactcatattggtggGATATTTAAATTCATTCCTCCCAGCGATTATTTCCATGATAAAACGAGTTAAGGCCAGACTGGCTTCTTAAAActtcataaatataaaaacgAGCCAAATAAGCCAGTTTCTTGAACGGCTCCTTGAAAGGAACAGCTCACCGAGATCCGGCTCCCCTCACATAAGTACCAGATCGTGACTCAGCTGATACTCTAAATCAAATGTTTCGGACTCGGGCAGAAAAAACCTGATTGGGACATCCATACTTTTAAGTTCTAAAAACGGCCaccaggtggcagaagtgcatttgattaAAGCTGAGCATCGCATGGAAGGGAAAATCACACATGACATGTGAAGGAGTGTAGCATGCAAAtagcatgtaaacaaatattccaattgcattcggtttatttgctgaaacggaaaaatgcataaataaataaataaataaatacaataaaataataatatttttatttttttatttatttaaatcaatcaatcagtaataaataaataaataaaataataataataaaacggcgaataataaaaacttaagaaagcttAGTTGgtggatgatttttttcatattaaaatgaacaaagcattattagagccctgtagacatgacaaaacacgactatagtcacatttatactctttttatttacaacatattgcgcaactgcagggtcttgagacacatgctaactcgcaaactagagagctagcgacctaaacggtagcctccgagttatttcctttcaacttaaatagccaaaaacttaccacttccacacggataaggaggataactattaacagttatttaacctttaacatgaacattaatcaaacgtaataattttttctgggtacatgataccatacagcatccatatcaaacttgcgcgggccgcactaacattaaactttcatatcaaggcgggggcctcaaactagtgtcctgcgggccacatttggctcacgggccacatgtttgagacccctgatctaaaccgctctatactttattcacaagtccagttttattaaaaaagaaaataaatgtcctaagtttaattataaaatattagcaagattgaatttgatcttttcctgtttaaattgatcccgggtgcgttctttcagcgcatgctcagatatgacgtaacacgcagatccagacgttcttcacttttaaaaatggaagccagcaatcggcactggactgctgcggaaactttgtttttgatccaaactaaatttcaagactggaacaacaaaaaactgtcaataccgagttaagttaagtttcaacaagtgaaagaaaaacttggggaagccggtatcacgtgatgttgatgtttacgttttactgggcatgccccattgactattctgtttgattatagtggcgcatgtagacgcaagagattggaatattcctttccatgtatactattgttttcgtaaagagaaaaactcctaaacgtggctactgatacTTCCCTGGTATCCATAATATAGATATTTGGATGGACTTTTTGAACATTTCCATGACTGTTAATGACTCTCATTCCAGGCCAAAGTCAACGATCGTAGAGCAAGGATTATAAAAAGGGAGGAACTCTCCAACTCAAGGTAAATAAACTGTTACTTTTATCCACCTCAAAGGTTTTCAGTGCATGAGAACGTGCTCTCTTCGACTACATGCTCGCTTACGAACAAGCGCACCATCAACACAACCAATATTGTCATAACAAAGACTCAGCACTGACCAGTGCATTGTAAACAGCAGCACAGCACGTGCAGCACGTATCCGTTTTAAGGCAGACACAGGATTATTGCTATTAACACTTTTAAGCTCAGGAACTACATTAATGGCGTAGCGACCACCCGCCACAGCACgctggctagctactagccggctagcagttccctaatagttttatttatttttgttttaaactttaaaattttataaaatttttaaatataattatttatttgatttaatttgttcaattttttttttcttttacaatccctaactgttacatttgttcacttcct is a window of Doryrhamphus excisus isolate RoL2022-K1 chromosome 5, RoL_Dexc_1.0, whole genome shotgun sequence DNA encoding:
- the atcaya gene encoding caytaxin isoform X1, translating into MGTTEATLRMENMEVKDEWQDEDFPRLLPEYGEMDGLTDNRVSPPGSLKVSPPGGGAGVSSSHRKRRTLVAPEMNLSLDKSEGSLLSDDFLDTPDDLDINVDDMDTPDETDSLEFITNGNDLEWEDDAPVASAKAGPTGGSGVVDKEGNTNNSRLWRTVIIGEQEHRIDMQIIRPYQRVITHGGYFGEGLNAIIVFSASYLPDSSIPDYHYIMENLFLYVVSSLEMLVAEDYLIIYMNGATPRSKMPGISWLKKCYQMIDRRLRKNLKSLVIAHPTWFIRTVLAISRPFISVKFMNKIQYVHSLDELAQLVPMEHVHVPECVVHFDEERITARKERMAQEQKQQSVSQEPINKSERPKSTIVEQGL
- the atcaya gene encoding caytaxin isoform X2; the protein is MDGLTDNRVSPPGSLKVSPPGGGAGVSSSHRKRRTLVAPEMNLSLDKSEGSLLSDDFLDTPDDLDINVDDMDTPDETDSLEFITNGNDLEWEDDAPVASAKAGPTGGSGVVDKEGNTNNSRLWRTVIIGEQEHRIDMQIIRPYQRVITHGGYFGEGLNAIIVFSASYLPDSSIPDYHYIMENLFLYVVSSLEMLVAEDYLIIYMNGATPRSKMPGISWLKKCYQMIDRRLRKNLKSLVIAHPTWFIRTVLAISRPFISVKFMNKIQYVHSLDELAQLVPMEHVHVPECVVHFDEERITARKERMAQEQKQQSVSQEPINKSERPKSTIVEQGL